In bacterium, the following are encoded in one genomic region:
- the rsmA gene encoding 16S rRNA (adenine(1518)-N(6)/adenine(1519)-N(6))-dimethyltransferase RsmA: MASPAGVIAVSGSHRAQKRFGQHFLTDRRTADRIVGIAEIGPDDIVLEIGPGKGILTGFLLDRAGHVTAVEIDRDLVGMLRDIFADQGNFRLIEADILGLDLNGLFGDAGRRITVVSNLPYNISTPVIELLIRNRKLVANAVLMVQREVARRLCAVPGTKDYGLTTLNLALCARCRKMLDIKPGAFDPPPEVVSSVISITFNEGSLYPLRNEKLFREITGAAFRMRRKMIRNSMVPFMLSRGISGVRAADMLADAGIDPMSRPETLDVSKFVAVSNSVDAALSGCINGEKNQ; encoded by the coding sequence ATGGCTTCACCGGCAGGGGTGATCGCAGTGAGCGGAAGCCACAGGGCGCAGAAACGATTCGGCCAGCATTTTCTGACAGACCGTCGAACAGCGGACCGTATAGTCGGAATTGCGGAAATCGGTCCCGATGATATCGTGCTTGAAATCGGTCCAGGGAAAGGGATTCTCACCGGATTTCTGCTTGACCGGGCCGGGCATGTTACTGCGGTTGAAATCGACCGTGATCTCGTCGGAATGTTGAGGGATATTTTTGCTGACCAGGGAAATTTCCGTCTGATCGAAGCGGATATACTGGGTCTTGATCTGAACGGGCTTTTCGGGGATGCCGGAAGGCGGATTACGGTTGTTTCCAATCTTCCGTATAACATCTCGACGCCTGTGATCGAGCTTCTCATCCGTAACAGGAAGCTCGTTGCGAATGCCGTACTCATGGTGCAGCGGGAAGTTGCACGGCGTCTGTGCGCTGTTCCGGGAACGAAGGATTATGGGCTGACCACGCTTAATCTGGCCCTTTGCGCACGGTGCCGAAAGATGCTGGACATAAAACCGGGAGCGTTTGATCCGCCGCCCGAGGTGGTTTCGAGTGTCATCTCAATCACCTTTAACGAGGGCAGTCTGTATCCGCTCAGGAACGAGAAGCTGTTCAGGGAGATCACCGGCGCGGCTTTCAGAATGCGCCGCAAGATGATTCGAAACAGCATGGTTCCTTTCATGCTTTCCCGGGGGATTTCCGGCGTCCGCGCGGCAGACATGCTCGCCGATGCAGGAATAGACCCCATGTCGAGGCCGGAAACTCTCGATGTATCGAAGTTCGTGGCAGTGAGCAACAGTGTTGATGCGGCTCTTTCCGGCTGTATTAACGGAGAGAAAAACCAATGA